CCTTCGACAGCCTGAAGAAGGTCCCCACCGAGGACAAGGCCCCGAGGAAGAAGCCCGTGCCGGCGTTCTACGGCCTGCCGGGGGACCCGAAGATCAAGGAGATCCTCCTCGGGTCCGGGCCGCCCTACTGCCAGGAGATCAGCCCCAAGGACAGCCGGGCCGGGACCAGCGCCGGCAGCGAGGCCGGAGTCCAGGAGAAGCAGATGCGCTGCTACAGGTGCAAGGACCCGAAGAACGACTCGACCTACGAGCGCTGCTCCTACGGCTCCCAGCCGCCAAGTGAGAGCCCCAGGGCCGAGAAGGGCAGCCCGGACAGCCTCGGCGCCGGCTCCCACCCGGCCAAGTCCAGCCGCAAGGCCCGGGAGGACTCGGCGGAGAAGCTGCCCGAGGCGTACCGCTTCAGCGAGGACTACTTCCAGCCCGAGGCCTCGCACGAGAAGAACGCGAAGAACCTGGACAACTGCGAGCGCCTGGTCAAGGACTCGATGGTCTGCATGGTCTGCGAGGATCCCAAGACCAGCGGCAAGTACGAGCAGTGCTCCTACGTGGCCCAGCCGAACGAGAAGGCCTACGCCTACTCCAAGTCCAGCTCGTTCGGCGGCGCCAAGCCCCGGGAGGAGGCGCAGAAGCGGCCCCGCAAGCGCGACAAGCAGGACGAGaaggcggaggaggaggaggaggaggaggaggaggaccaGGGGGAACACAACTGGGCCGGCGGCGACGACAACCGCTACCCGAGCAGCTACGACAGCTACGAGGCCGAGGAGGAAGAGGCGGCCACGCAGAGCGCCAACAGCGAGTCCAACTGCGAGACGCTGCAGAAGGACGGCCAGTCCTGCACCGTCTGCACGAACCCCAAGACCGGCGGCAAGTCCGAGCAGTGCGCCTACTCGCACGAGCCCAAGGACAAGGTCTACAAGTACAGCAAGTCCAAGAGCTTCGGCTACCCGGAGTCTGCTCAGAAGGCTGaggaggaggcggaggaggagCGCCGCGACAGCAGCTACGAGGCCGAGCCCTCCAGCCTCGACTACATCCGCTCGGAGAGCGAAAAGATCTCGAAGCAGGTCAGGGCCCAGGGCGACTGCCGGAAGGTCAAGCGCGACGAGGAGCTCTGCACGATCTGCAAGGACCCCAAGACCGGCGGCGAGAACGAGCAGTGCAGCTACTCGTACGAGCCCGAGGACGAGCTCTTGGCCTACACCAAGTCCAAGTCGACGAGCGA
The sequence above is a segment of the Nasonia vitripennis strain AsymCx chromosome 3, Nvit_psr_1.1, whole genome shotgun sequence genome. Coding sequences within it:
- the LOC103316152 gene encoding LOW QUALITY PROTEIN: ABC transporter F family member 4 (The sequence of the model RefSeq protein was modified relative to this genomic sequence to represent the inferred CDS: deleted 1 base in 1 codon); this translates as MGLREVSSRRGTGPSTSRPSTYSFARSQISIALLGLALATLGSPGDSDYPRFGIRSSWLGSQPFDSLKKVPTEDKAPRKKPVPAFYGLPGDPKIKEILLGSGPPYCQEISPKDSRAGTSAGSEAGVQEKQMRCYRCKDPKNDSTYERCSYGSQPPSESPRAEKGSPDSLGAGSHPAKSSRKAREDSAEKLPEAYRFSEDYFQPEASHEKNAKNLDNCERLVKDSMVCMVCEDPKTSGKYEQCSYVAQPNEKAYAYSKSSSFGGAKPREEAQKRPRKRDKQDEKAEEEEEEEEEDQGEHNWAGGDDNRYPSSYDSYEAEEEEAATQSANSESNCETLQKDGQSCTVCTNPKTGGKSEQCAYSHEPKDKVYKYSKSKSFGYPESAQKAEEEAEEERRDSSYEAEPSSLDYIRSESEKISKQVRAQGDCRKVKRDEELCTICKDPKTGGENEQCSYSYEPEDELLAYTKSKSTSDDEYAGSGEERPEESSYSPTLDYIPKSSVYASRRPQVASIAVGRRPTSSYSYIVRGSLVEFYTMLNAREVSQAEEKQKKRQKKKQEKKQEKKQEKPDRVDNGFYDATLRRAEIEKIVKDIGSEEDRSKCKRMYRNGMTCYSCADERGFVNEECAFVNEPESRSIGSTSKRKTRATADEAEPYDYVPETRPLYDKLLGVSLPAYMITKSAQEAEFDEYVEKAKF